A window of Pseudomonas guangdongensis contains these coding sequences:
- a CDS encoding glycosyltransferase codes for MSARKLGLNLVMVVAVASLFTGLWAWFNQPLKAPDWPDHISGYSFSPFRLNQNPQDGTYPSEAEIRADLELLSSQTDNIRTYSVDGMLGEIPRLAEEAGLRVTLGIWLSNDLEANEWQIQRGIEIAKRERSVVRVVVGNEALFREEVTVEQMIGYLDRVRGALKVPVTTAEQWHIWEKYPELARHVDLIAAHVLPYWEFIPQEHSVDFVLDRARELKKLFPKKQLLLAEVGWPSNGRTRGGAQATQADQALYLRNLVNQLNAKGYNYFVIEAFDQPWKASDEGSVGAYWGVFNAERQAKFPFTGSVVEIPEWRLLATASGVLALLGLALLLIDGSALRQRGRTFLTIVAFLAATLLVWIAYDYSQQYSNWFSSLVGILLAIGALGVMIVLLTEAHELAETVWKHQRVRTFRPVTEENAYRPKVSIHVPCYNEPPEMVKQTLDTLARLNYPDYEVLVIDNNTKDPAVWQPVEAHCAGLGPRFKFFHVAPLAGFKGGALNYVLQHTAADAEVVAVIDSDYCVEPDWLKHMVPHFADPEIAVVQSPQDYRDPHESLFKKLCYAEYKGFFHIGMVTRNDRDAIIQHGTMTMTRKSVLDELGWADWCITEDAELGLRVFEKGLSAAYAEQSYGKGLMPDTFIDFKKQRFRWAYGAIQIMKRHAASLFLGKGSELSRGQRYHFIAGWLPWIADGLNIFFTLGALLWSAAMIIVPNRVDPPLMIFAIPPLALFVFKLGKILFLYRRAVGVNMRDAIAAAVAGLALSHTIAKAVLYGFVTRSIPFFRTPKMRSSHGLLVALAEAREEVFVMLLLWGAAFGIALTQPQPSLDVYFWVGVLLVQSLPYLAALLMALLSARPQVEASSDEVPV; via the coding sequence ATGTCTGCTCGCAAACTGGGTCTCAACCTGGTCATGGTCGTGGCCGTGGCCTCCCTGTTCACCGGCCTGTGGGCCTGGTTCAACCAGCCGCTGAAAGCGCCCGACTGGCCCGACCACATCTCCGGCTATTCCTTCTCGCCGTTCCGCCTCAACCAGAACCCGCAGGACGGCACCTACCCGAGCGAGGCGGAGATCCGCGCCGATCTGGAGCTGCTCAGCAGCCAGACCGACAACATCCGTACCTACTCGGTCGACGGCATGCTCGGCGAGATCCCGCGCCTGGCCGAGGAAGCCGGCCTGCGGGTGACCCTGGGCATCTGGCTGAGCAACGACCTAGAGGCCAACGAGTGGCAGATCCAGCGCGGCATCGAGATCGCCAAGCGCGAGCGCAGCGTGGTGCGCGTGGTGGTCGGCAACGAAGCCCTGTTCCGCGAGGAGGTCACCGTCGAGCAGATGATCGGCTATCTCGACCGCGTGCGCGGCGCCCTCAAGGTGCCGGTGACCACCGCCGAGCAGTGGCACATCTGGGAGAAGTACCCGGAGCTGGCCAGGCATGTCGACCTGATCGCCGCCCACGTGCTGCCCTACTGGGAGTTCATCCCCCAGGAGCACTCGGTGGACTTCGTCCTCGACCGCGCCCGCGAGCTGAAGAAGCTGTTCCCGAAGAAGCAACTGCTGCTGGCGGAAGTCGGCTGGCCGAGCAACGGCCGCACCCGTGGCGGCGCCCAGGCTACCCAGGCCGACCAGGCCCTCTACCTGCGCAACCTGGTCAACCAGCTCAACGCCAAGGGTTACAACTACTTCGTCATCGAGGCCTTCGACCAGCCGTGGAAGGCCAGCGACGAAGGCTCGGTCGGTGCCTACTGGGGCGTGTTCAACGCCGAGCGCCAGGCCAAGTTCCCGTTCACCGGCAGCGTGGTGGAGATCCCCGAGTGGCGCCTGCTGGCCACCGCCTCCGGGGTGCTGGCCCTGCTTGGCCTGGCCCTGCTGCTGATCGACGGCAGCGCCCTGCGCCAGCGCGGCCGCACCTTCCTGACCATCGTGGCGTTCCTCGCCGCCACCCTGCTGGTGTGGATCGCCTACGACTACAGCCAGCAGTACAGCAACTGGTTCAGCAGCCTGGTCGGCATCCTGCTGGCCATCGGCGCCCTCGGGGTGATGATCGTCCTGCTCACCGAGGCCCACGAGCTGGCCGAAACCGTGTGGAAGCACCAGCGCGTGCGCACCTTCCGCCCGGTCACCGAGGAAAACGCCTACCGGCCCAAGGTGTCGATCCACGTGCCCTGCTACAACGAGCCTCCGGAGATGGTCAAGCAGACCCTCGACACCCTGGCGCGACTCAACTACCCGGACTACGAAGTGCTGGTGATCGACAACAACACCAAGGACCCGGCGGTCTGGCAGCCGGTGGAAGCCCACTGCGCCGGCCTCGGCCCGCGCTTCAAGTTCTTCCACGTCGCGCCGCTGGCCGGCTTCAAGGGCGGCGCGCTCAACTATGTGCTGCAGCATACCGCCGCCGACGCCGAGGTGGTGGCGGTGATCGACTCCGACTACTGCGTCGAGCCGGACTGGCTCAAGCACATGGTGCCGCACTTCGCCGACCCGGAGATCGCCGTGGTGCAGTCGCCGCAGGACTACCGCGACCCGCACGAGTCGCTGTTCAAGAAGCTCTGCTACGCCGAGTACAAGGGCTTCTTCCACATCGGCATGGTGACCCGCAACGACCGCGACGCGATCATCCAGCACGGCACCATGACCATGACCCGCAAGTCGGTGCTCGACGAACTGGGCTGGGCCGACTGGTGCATCACCGAGGATGCCGAGCTGGGCCTGCGGGTGTTCGAGAAGGGCCTGTCGGCCGCCTACGCCGAGCAGAGCTACGGTAAAGGCCTGATGCCCGACACCTTCATTGACTTCAAGAAACAGCGCTTCCGCTGGGCCTACGGCGCCATCCAGATCATGAAGCGCCACGCGGCCAGCCTGTTCCTCGGCAAGGGCAGCGAGCTGTCGCGCGGCCAGCGCTACCACTTCATCGCCGGCTGGCTGCCGTGGATCGCCGACGGCCTGAACATTTTCTTCACCCTCGGCGCCCTGTTGTGGTCGGCGGCGATGATCATCGTGCCCAACCGGGTCGACCCGCCGCTGATGATTTTCGCCATCCCGCCGCTGGCGCTGTTCGTGTTCAAGCTGGGCAAGATCCTGTTCCTCTACCGCCGCGCGGTGGGGGTGAACATGCGGGACGCCATCGCCGCCGCGGTGGCGGGCCTGGCGCTGTCGCACACCATCGCCAAGGCGGTGCTGTACGGCTTCGTCACCCGCAGCATCCCGTTCTTCCGCACGCCGAAGATGCGCAGCAGCCACGGCCTGCTGGTAGCGCTGGCGGAGGCCCGCGAGGAGGTGTTCGTCATGCTGCTGCTATGGGGCGCCGCCTTCGGTATCGCGCTGACCCAGCCGCAACCGAGCCTGGACGTGTACTTCTGGGTCGGCGTGCTGCTGGTGCAGTCGCTGCCCTACCTGGCGGCGCTGCTCATGGCCCTGCTCTCGGCCCGTCCGCAGGTCGAGGCCAGCAGCGACGAAGTGCCGGTCTGA
- the dapE gene encoding succinyl-diaminopimelate desuccinylase: MAPFSFKINAFRPVAVCGACMTTLSPTLELACELIRRASVTPLDEGCQALMRERLAACGFAVEPMRIEEVENFWARRGGEGPVLCFAGHTDVVPTGPLDAWQHPPFAAFVDAEGMLRGRGAADMKGSLAAMIVAVERFVADHPRHTGAIAFLITSDEEGPALHGTKAVVERLSARNERLDWCIVGEPSSTSQVGDIVKNGRRGSLNGRLRVKGVQGHVAYPHLAKNPIHLAAPALAELAGEHWDAGNAFFPPTSFQISNIHSGTGTTNVIPGELTCLFNFRFSTESTVEGLQQRVEAILDRHGLDWQIDWSLSGLPFLTEPGALLDAVSASIKAVTGRDTSPSTTGGTSDGRFIATLGTQVVELGPVNATIHQVNERVLASDLDLLTEIYYQTLVRLLAA; this comes from the coding sequence ATGGCGCCGTTTTCCTTTAAGATAAACGCCTTTCGACCTGTCGCCGTTTGCGGAGCCTGCATGACCACCCTCTCCCCCACCCTCGAACTGGCCTGCGAGCTGATCCGCCGCGCCTCCGTCACCCCGCTGGACGAGGGCTGCCAGGCGCTGATGAGGGAACGTCTGGCCGCCTGCGGCTTCGCTGTGGAGCCGATGCGCATCGAGGAGGTGGAGAACTTTTGGGCGCGCCGTGGCGGCGAAGGCCCGGTGTTGTGCTTCGCCGGCCACACCGACGTGGTGCCCACCGGCCCGCTGGACGCCTGGCAGCATCCGCCCTTCGCGGCCTTCGTCGATGCGGAAGGCATGCTCCGCGGCCGCGGCGCCGCCGACATGAAGGGCAGCCTGGCGGCGATGATCGTCGCCGTCGAGCGCTTCGTCGCCGACCACCCGCGGCACACCGGCGCCATCGCCTTCCTGATCACCAGCGACGAGGAAGGCCCGGCGCTGCACGGCACCAAGGCGGTGGTCGAGCGCCTCTCGGCGCGCAACGAGCGTCTCGACTGGTGCATCGTCGGCGAACCGTCAAGCACCTCGCAGGTCGGCGACATCGTCAAGAACGGCCGCCGCGGCTCGCTCAACGGCCGCCTGCGAGTCAAGGGCGTGCAGGGCCACGTCGCCTACCCGCATCTGGCGAAGAATCCCATACACCTCGCCGCCCCGGCACTGGCCGAGCTGGCCGGCGAGCACTGGGACGCCGGCAACGCCTTCTTCCCGCCGACCAGCTTCCAGATCTCCAACATCCACTCCGGCACCGGCACCACCAACGTCATCCCCGGCGAGCTGACCTGCCTATTCAACTTCCGCTTCTCCACCGAATCGACCGTGGAAGGCCTGCAGCAGCGCGTCGAGGCGATCCTCGACAGGCACGGTCTGGACTGGCAGATCGACTGGTCGCTGTCCGGACTGCCGTTCCTCACCGAACCGGGCGCGCTGCTCGATGCGGTGTCGGCGAGCATCAAGGCCGTCACCGGCCGCGACACCAGCCCCTCGACCACCGGCGGCACCTCGGACGGCCGCTTCATCGCCACCCTGGGCACCCAGGTGGTCGAACTCGGCCCGGTCAACGCCACCATCCACCAGGTCAACGAGCGGGTGCTGGCCAGCGACCTGGACCTGCTCACCGAGATCTACTACCAGACGCTGGTGCGTCTGCTGGCGGCCTGA
- a CDS encoding putative RNA methyltransferase, which produces MLICPICSGALHAQDNGVQCSHGHRFDRARQGYLNLLPVQHKKSLDPGDNAAMVEARRRFLGAGHYAPLAARLAELAVARTPARWIDIGCGEGYYTAQLADALLAADGYALDISREAVKRACRRAPQLTWMVASMARVPLATGSCGLLASVFSPIDWVEAARLLRPGGGILRLGPARLHLYELRQKLYDEVRDYQDDKHLSDLPDSLKLADTQTLEFRLSLDSFEARSDLLAMTPHGWRVNAERRERILAEPFEVTVSARYDWIERQ; this is translated from the coding sequence ATGCTCATCTGCCCGATCTGCAGCGGTGCGCTGCATGCCCAGGACAACGGCGTGCAGTGCAGCCACGGCCACCGCTTCGACCGCGCCCGCCAGGGCTACCTGAACCTCTTGCCGGTGCAGCACAAGAAGAGCCTCGACCCGGGCGACAACGCCGCGATGGTCGAGGCGCGGCGGCGCTTCCTCGGCGCCGGCCACTACGCACCGCTGGCCGCGCGACTGGCCGAGCTGGCGGTGGCGCGCACCCCGGCGCGCTGGATCGACATCGGCTGCGGCGAGGGCTACTACACCGCGCAGCTGGCCGATGCGCTGCTGGCAGCCGACGGCTACGCCCTGGACATCTCCCGCGAGGCGGTCAAGCGCGCCTGCAGGCGCGCCCCGCAACTGACCTGGATGGTCGCCAGCATGGCCCGCGTGCCGCTGGCCACCGGCTCCTGCGGCCTGCTGGCCAGCGTGTTCAGCCCGATCGACTGGGTCGAGGCGGCGCGCCTGCTGCGCCCCGGCGGCGGCATCCTGCGCCTGGGGCCGGCGCGCCTGCACCTCTACGAGCTGCGCCAGAAGCTCTACGATGAGGTGCGCGACTATCAGGACGACAAGCACCTGAGCGATCTGCCCGACTCGCTGAAACTGGCCGATACCCAGACCCTGGAGTTCCGCCTGAGCCTGGACAGCTTCGAGGCGCGCAGCGACCTGCTGGCGATGACCCCGCACGGCTGGCGGGTCAATGCCGAACGCCGCGAACGCATCCTCGCCGAGCCCTTCGAGGTCACCGTGTCCGCCCGCTACGACTGGATCGAACGCCAGTAA